The Pseudomonas sp. DG56-2 genome contains a region encoding:
- a CDS encoding DEAD/DEAH box helicase yields the protein MTFAKLGLIEPLLRALERLDYNTPTPVQAQAIPAVLAGRDLMAAAQTGTGKTAGFALPLLQRLTLEGAKVSSNSVRALVLVPTRELAEQVHSNIRDYAEHLPLTTYAVYGGVSINPQMMKLRKGIDLLVATPGRLLDLFRQNAVKFNQLQALVLDEADRMLDLGFAEELRAVYAALPARRQTLLFSATFSDEIRLLAEQTLNDPLSIEVSPRNVAASSVKQWIVPVDKKRKPELFSHLLRKQRWKQVLVFAKTRNGVDQLVERLRGQGVNADGIHGDKPQATRQRALDSFKAREIQILVATDVAARGLDIEDLPLVVNFDLPIVAEDYIHRIGRTGRAGNTGEAISLVCADEVQMLSAIEMLTRKTLPRHEEPDFIPDHKVPMTDASGQVLKKPKKPKKPKENSSKRSLGRWTDSGDTPAAAPAAKPVRKVPTFNTGPRKRKP from the coding sequence ATGACATTCGCCAAACTTGGCCTGATTGAACCCTTGTTGCGCGCGCTTGAGCGCCTGGACTACAACACTCCTACGCCCGTCCAGGCCCAGGCCATTCCCGCCGTTTTGGCCGGCCGTGACCTGATGGCTGCGGCCCAGACTGGTACTGGCAAGACTGCAGGCTTCGCCCTGCCGCTGTTGCAGCGCCTGACCCTTGAAGGTGCCAAGGTCAGCAGCAATTCGGTTCGCGCCCTGGTGCTGGTACCCACTCGCGAACTGGCCGAGCAGGTACACAGCAACATCCGCGACTATGCCGAGCATCTGCCGTTGACCACTTATGCGGTGTACGGCGGGGTCAGCATCAACCCGCAAATGATGAAGCTGCGTAAAGGCATCGATCTGTTGGTGGCAACGCCGGGACGTTTGCTCGATCTGTTCCGTCAGAATGCGGTGAAGTTCAACCAGCTGCAGGCGTTGGTCCTGGACGAAGCGGATCGTATGCTCGACCTGGGGTTCGCCGAGGAGCTGCGCGCGGTGTACGCCGCATTGCCGGCTCGCCGTCAGACCTTGCTGTTTTCGGCCACGTTTTCTGATGAGATCCGCTTGCTGGCGGAGCAAACCCTGAATGATCCGCTGAGCATCGAAGTCAGCCCGCGCAACGTTGCTGCAAGTTCTGTGAAACAGTGGATCGTCCCTGTGGATAAAAAGCGCAAGCCGGAGCTGTTCAGCCATTTGCTGCGCAAGCAGCGCTGGAAGCAGGTGCTGGTTTTCGCCAAGACCCGTAATGGCGTCGATCAACTGGTTGAGCGCCTGCGGGGCCAGGGTGTGAACGCTGACGGTATCCATGGCGATAAACCTCAAGCGACTCGCCAGCGTGCCCTCGACAGCTTCAAAGCGCGCGAAATCCAGATTCTAGTAGCGACCGACGTAGCGGCGCGGGGGCTGGACATCGAAGACCTGCCGCTGGTGGTCAACTTCGATCTGCCGATCGTGGCTGAAGACTACATCCACCGTATCGGTCGTACGGGGCGGGCGGGCAATACCGGTGAGGCGATCTCGTTGGTATGTGCCGATGAAGTGCAAATGCTTTCGGCTATCGAGATGCTCACGCGTAAAACCTTGCCGCGCCACGAAGAGCCCGACTTCATTCCTGATCACAAGGTGCCGATGACTGACGCCAGTGGACAAGTATTGAAGAAGCCCAAGAAGCCGAAGAAACCCAAGGAAAACAGCAGCAAGCGCAGCCTCGGGCGCTGGACGGACAGCGGCGATACGCCTGCAGCGGCACCAGCAGCCAAGCCTGTGCGCAAAGTTCCGACTTTCAATACCGGGCCGCGTAAGCGTAAGCCTTGA
- a CDS encoding TIGR03862 family flavoprotein: MTDTSCANRPHVAIIGGGPAGLMAAEVLAQAGVAVDVYDAMPSVGRKFLLAGVGGMNITHSEPYPAFVSRYAERSSEIATLLDGFNADGLRQWIHDLGIETFVGSSGRVFPLEMKAAPLLRAWLKRLRDGGVVIHTRHRWLGWNDDGSLRVAYPQGELALNPTATVLALGGGSWARLGSDAAWLPWLVDKGVQVAPLQAANSGFEVHAWSDLLKSKFAGAPLKNIALSLAGHTPRLGECIVTSQGVEGSLVYAWSAQIRETINRTGSATVLLDLLPNRTVDNIHKALSKPRGSRSMAKHLHSQLGLDGVKAALLRELTNAPTFADPILLAQAIKALPIVLVRPRPLDEAISTAGGVVFEAMDEQLMLKAMPGVFCAGEMLDWEAPTGGYLLTACFASGRKAGLGVLDWLNTARPHSG, encoded by the coding sequence ATGACCGACACTTCCTGCGCCAATCGCCCACACGTTGCCATTATCGGAGGCGGGCCCGCCGGGTTGATGGCCGCCGAGGTACTCGCTCAGGCTGGCGTTGCGGTGGATGTCTACGACGCCATGCCATCGGTAGGAAGAAAGTTTCTCCTGGCCGGAGTGGGCGGCATGAACATCACTCACTCCGAGCCCTACCCGGCCTTTGTATCCCGTTACGCCGAACGCTCCAGTGAAATCGCCACGCTGCTCGACGGTTTCAACGCCGATGGCCTGCGCCAGTGGATTCACGACCTGGGTATCGAAACCTTTGTGGGCAGCTCTGGCCGGGTCTTTCCCCTTGAGATGAAAGCCGCGCCGCTGCTGCGTGCCTGGCTTAAGCGTCTGCGTGACGGTGGGGTAGTTATCCACACCCGCCATCGTTGGCTTGGCTGGAATGACGACGGCAGCCTGCGGGTTGCTTATCCACAGGGTGAACTGGCACTCAACCCCACCGCCACGGTCCTGGCCCTGGGTGGCGGCAGTTGGGCACGCCTGGGCTCCGACGCCGCCTGGCTGCCGTGGCTTGTGGATAAAGGGGTGCAGGTTGCGCCCTTGCAGGCGGCCAACAGTGGGTTCGAGGTGCATGCCTGGAGTGACCTGCTCAAAAGCAAGTTTGCGGGTGCCCCGCTGAAAAACATCGCCCTCAGCCTCGCCGGCCATACTCCGCGCCTGGGCGAGTGCATTGTCACCAGCCAAGGTGTGGAAGGTAGCCTGGTGTACGCGTGGTCAGCGCAAATACGCGAAACCATCAATCGTACGGGAAGCGCTACCGTGCTCCTTGACCTACTTCCCAATCGCACTGTGGATAACATTCACAAGGCCCTGAGCAAACCCCGTGGCTCGCGCTCGATGGCCAAGCATCTGCACAGCCAGTTGGGCCTGGATGGGGTCAAGGCAGCGTTGTTGCGTGAATTGACCAATGCGCCGACGTTTGCCGATCCGATACTGCTGGCCCAGGCGATCAAGGCGCTGCCTATCGTGCTGGTACGCCCTCGCCCTCTTGACGAAGCCATCAGCACGGCTGGCGGCGTTGTCTTTGAAGCGATGGATGAGCAACTGATGCTCAAGGCGATGCCGGGGGTGTTCTGCGCCGGTGAGATGCTTGATTGGGAGGCGCCCACTGGCGGCTATCTGCTGACTGCGTGCTTTGCCAGTGGACGCAAGGCCGGCCTAGGCGTGCTGGATTGGCTCAACACTGCCCGCCCCCACAGCGGATAA
- a CDS encoding histone deacetylase yields the protein MPLPLIYHDDYSPAFPAEHRFPMDKFRLLRDHLIESGLTTDQALLRPQICPNDILALAHDRGYIERYMNGELSREDQRRLGLPWSEALAQRTVRAVGGSLLAAEQALEHGIACHLAGGTHHAHYDHPAGFCIFNDLAVISRYLLEAGRVHKVLIFDCDVHQGDGTARILHDTPDAITVSLHCEQNFPARKAQSDWDIPLPRGMGDQAYLKVVEDALNYLLPLYRPDLVLYDAGVDVHKDDALGYLQLTDEGVAARDEQVLRQCLGRDIPVVGVIGGGYSKDRHALARRHGILHHSASRVLGYSQ from the coding sequence ATGCCGCTGCCGCTGATCTACCACGACGACTACAGTCCGGCATTTCCTGCCGAGCATCGCTTTCCGATGGACAAGTTCCGCCTGCTGCGCGATCACCTGATCGAAAGCGGCCTGACTACCGACCAGGCGCTGCTGCGCCCGCAGATCTGCCCCAACGATATTCTCGCCCTGGCCCACGACCGTGGTTACATCGAGCGCTACATGAATGGCGAGTTATCCCGCGAGGACCAGCGCCGCCTTGGCCTGCCCTGGAGCGAAGCTTTGGCGCAACGTACCGTACGGGCAGTCGGTGGTTCGTTGCTGGCTGCCGAGCAAGCGCTGGAGCATGGCATCGCCTGTCATCTGGCCGGAGGTACCCATCATGCCCATTACGACCACCCTGCCGGCTTTTGCATCTTCAACGACCTGGCGGTAATCAGCCGTTACCTGCTGGAAGCCGGTCGCGTACACAAAGTGCTGATCTTCGATTGTGATGTGCACCAGGGCGACGGCACTGCTCGCATTCTTCACGATACCCCCGACGCAATTACCGTGTCTCTGCACTGCGAACAGAATTTCCCGGCCCGCAAGGCGCAGAGTGACTGGGACATTCCGCTACCGCGAGGCATGGGCGACCAGGCCTACCTGAAGGTCGTTGAAGACGCACTCAACTACCTCCTGCCGCTGTACCGCCCGGACCTGGTGTTGTATGACGCCGGGGTCGATGTGCACAAGGACGATGCCCTCGGCTACCTGCAACTGACGGATGAGGGTGTCGCCGCCCGTGATGAACAGGTCCTGCGCCAGTGTCTGGGCCGCGATATTCCGGTCGTCGGGGTCATCGGTGGTGGCTACAGCAAGGACCGTCACGCCTTGGCCCGCCGCCACGGCATCCTTCACCACAGCGCAAGTCGGGTGCTGGGTTACTCACAATGA
- a CDS encoding EamA family transporter, whose protein sequence is MLASWTFWAILSAVFAALTAIFAKVGISGINSDFATLLRTVVVLISLALILYATGQYQSLGSISPRSYAFLVLSGLATGASWICYFRALQLGQASHVAPVDKLSVVLVAVLGVTLLGERLDLRQWAGISLITLGVVMLAWR, encoded by the coding sequence ATGCTGGCTTCCTGGACATTCTGGGCGATTCTCTCCGCTGTTTTTGCGGCGTTGACGGCTATTTTTGCCAAGGTCGGCATCAGCGGCATCAATTCCGATTTCGCCACCCTGCTGCGCACCGTGGTGGTGTTGATCAGCCTGGCATTGATTCTCTACGCCACGGGCCAGTACCAGTCGCTGGGATCGATTTCCCCACGCAGCTACGCGTTTCTGGTGTTGTCGGGGTTAGCGACAGGCGCCTCGTGGATTTGTTATTTCCGAGCCTTGCAGTTGGGGCAGGCCTCGCATGTTGCCCCTGTGGATAAACTCAGCGTAGTGCTGGTCGCCGTGCTGGGCGTAACCTTGCTCGGTGAGAGGCTCGACCTGCGTCAATGGGCGGGTATCAGCTTGATTACTCTGGGCGTAGTGATGCTGGCATGGCGCTGA
- a CDS encoding phosphatase PAP2 family protein — MHAPSRKAFYLTNLGVPLLLAGMVFVLFDLTQLDRLISNLLLDPTTGQFPLLHNQWFEKVTHKWPRILPNWSGEAAIIGALLSFIWPLLAKYPRAANSRALQSLRITPVLRLSAKHRRDFLYVVVAFALSTTVIHYLKSHTSVYCPVETTLYGGSQLRTEWYENFTWFSKAGEGRCWPGGHASSGFTLLALYFVALRYRWQQARKLLVAILLVGFVYGTTRVLQGWHYMSHTFWAGIFVWLSSWLTALFFYGRLALQAPALRPPKILPTLSVSAMPASLRPE, encoded by the coding sequence ATGCACGCCCCCTCGCGAAAAGCCTTCTACCTGACAAACCTGGGCGTTCCGTTGTTACTCGCCGGGATGGTTTTTGTTCTGTTTGACCTGACCCAGCTGGATCGCCTGATCAGTAACCTGTTGCTGGACCCGACAACGGGTCAGTTCCCGCTCCTGCATAATCAGTGGTTTGAAAAAGTTACTCACAAGTGGCCGCGGATTCTGCCGAACTGGAGCGGGGAAGCAGCCATTATCGGTGCGCTGTTGTCATTTATCTGGCCACTGCTGGCCAAATATCCTCGAGCAGCCAACAGCCGCGCGCTGCAAAGCTTGCGCATCACCCCTGTGCTGCGCTTGAGCGCCAAGCATCGGCGGGACTTTCTTTATGTGGTGGTGGCCTTTGCGCTGAGCACCACAGTGATCCATTACCTCAAAAGCCATACCAGCGTGTACTGTCCGGTAGAAACCACGTTGTATGGCGGTTCGCAGTTGCGTACCGAGTGGTATGAAAACTTCACCTGGTTCAGCAAGGCCGGTGAGGGACGATGCTGGCCGGGCGGACATGCTTCCAGCGGCTTTACCTTGCTGGCGCTGTACTTTGTCGCCCTGCGTTACCGCTGGCAGCAGGCTCGTAAACTTCTGGTGGCGATTCTGCTGGTGGGTTTCGTCTACGGCACCACCCGCGTATTGCAAGGCTGGCACTACATGTCGCACACCTTCTGGGCAGGCATTTTCGTTTGGCTCAGCTCATGGCTGACGGCCCTGTTTTTCTACGGCAGGCTCGCGCTTCAAGCGCCCGCTTTGCGCCCGCCGAAAATACTGCCGACCCTCAGCGTCAGCGCCATGCCAGCATCACTACGCCCAGAGTAA
- a CDS encoding histidine phosphatase family protein: MLSDTAQKSFKRRRLLTVKTMFIGLSIMLALATLTTWASTRTLIVDLGSDNQMRSSGVYREWSKGAVIVLIRHAERCDRSSDACLGDPSGITVAGSKAASDVGAGLKQLGLADAEVLSSPEIRTQQTAHFIFGKAIGSEDWVKACDQDFADSALAHKSPNHNLVLVTHSGCIDHVQRQLKVPGGLRSSEYASALFVSVSANGKPKILGQMNASEWKKLLNSTRT; encoded by the coding sequence ATGCTGTCAGACACCGCGCAGAAATCATTCAAGCGACGACGTTTACTCACTGTCAAAACGATGTTCATCGGCCTGAGCATCATGCTCGCGCTGGCCACCCTCACCACATGGGCATCAACGAGAACGCTTATTGTGGACTTAGGCAGTGACAATCAAATGCGCAGCAGCGGTGTTTACCGTGAATGGTCCAAGGGTGCGGTGATCGTGCTGATTCGACACGCCGAGCGCTGTGACCGCTCAAGCGATGCCTGCCTTGGTGATCCGAGCGGCATTACCGTGGCCGGCAGCAAGGCAGCCAGTGATGTTGGCGCGGGTCTAAAGCAACTCGGGCTTGCCGACGCCGAGGTACTCAGTAGCCCAGAGATCAGAACGCAACAGACCGCACACTTTATCTTCGGCAAGGCAATTGGCAGTGAAGACTGGGTTAAAGCGTGCGATCAGGACTTCGCCGACTCAGCGTTGGCACACAAGTCGCCAAATCACAATCTGGTGCTGGTGACCCATAGCGGTTGCATCGACCACGTGCAACGCCAACTGAAGGTTCCTGGCGGCCTGCGCTCCAGCGAATACGCCAGTGCACTGTTCGTCTCGGTCAGCGCGAACGGCAAACCGAAAATCCTCGGCCAGATGAATGCCAGTGAATGGAAAAAACTCCTGAACAGCACACGGACGTAA
- a CDS encoding TonB-dependent siderophore receptor, with translation MAHKAETTRRSDTGHLYTALGLAVASWSSVSLAETSNNASNSAAVELEATDITSTHHETFKVDEMSSPKFTAPLRETPKSITIINEALIKERAATSLTDVLRTTPGITLGAGEGGTPLGDRPFIRGFEASTDIQIDGVRDLGRMSHEAFNVDSVEIVKGPGSAYSGRGSTGGSINLVSKTAKAEDFVAGSITMGTDQLWRNTVDINQYLPEQDLALRLNAMKHEADTPGRDDVEVKRWGIAPTITWGLQGPTRVTASYYHLETDDIPDQGHPISLITNKPVKVDRDNFYGLVDRDFRKTSADLATLIVEHDVSEQLTVRNTLRGGRSMQNYVMSRPVFANVGQEESGLVGRGFRPRNVVNTSLINQTDLFGTFQTGDIKHTYATGLELSRETITDKDKHKGNNGIPADLENPNPHDGGWTLLPGTGEVTSKNQTEVKSLYVFDTLGLHEQWDLNLGLRYDDYEVKNRVAGGAESSSELWNYQVGVVFKPLPNGSIYLSYGTSSNPSGENTQSGGADGAGAGNLNGNKANLDPEKARSVELGTKWDVFNEQLSLTAAVFRTEKTNARITDPITGFVTLDGDQKVTGIELGATGRITDAWAVWAGYTYLDAEVVKSGGDGSNDGNQSKFIAPNSFSVWSSYDITDRWTVGAGANYMDERYMNDANTVTIDDYWRYDAMVGYKVNKNLDLQLNVLNLTDETIYDASHVGLFATVAPGRSAEMTANFKF, from the coding sequence ATGGCACATAAAGCGGAAACAACACGTCGTTCTGATACAGGTCATCTTTACACTGCACTAGGTTTGGCAGTGGCTTCCTGGTCTTCTGTCAGCTTGGCTGAAACTTCTAACAACGCGAGCAACTCTGCAGCGGTGGAGTTGGAAGCCACTGATATCACCAGTACGCATCATGAAACTTTTAAAGTCGATGAAATGTCATCGCCGAAGTTCACCGCGCCACTTCGAGAAACACCCAAGTCAATCACCATTATTAATGAGGCCTTGATCAAAGAGCGTGCTGCAACGTCGCTGACAGATGTATTGCGCACTACGCCCGGCATCACCTTGGGTGCGGGTGAAGGCGGTACGCCACTTGGGGATCGCCCGTTTATCCGTGGTTTTGAAGCCAGTACCGATATTCAGATTGATGGCGTGCGCGACCTGGGGCGAATGTCCCATGAAGCGTTTAACGTCGATTCTGTAGAAATCGTCAAAGGGCCAGGCTCAGCCTATAGCGGTCGGGGCTCAACCGGTGGCTCGATCAACCTGGTAAGCAAGACGGCCAAGGCTGAAGATTTTGTCGCCGGCAGCATTACTATGGGTACCGACCAACTGTGGCGCAACACGGTTGATATCAACCAGTACCTGCCTGAGCAGGACCTGGCTCTGCGTCTTAATGCAATGAAGCACGAAGCCGATACACCGGGTCGTGATGACGTTGAAGTAAAGCGCTGGGGCATCGCTCCAACCATCACTTGGGGTTTGCAAGGTCCTACTCGCGTCACTGCCAGTTACTATCATCTTGAAACCGATGACATTCCCGATCAGGGCCATCCTATTTCGTTGATCACTAACAAACCGGTTAAGGTTGATCGCGACAACTTCTACGGTTTGGTCGATCGTGATTTCCGAAAAACGTCTGCTGATTTGGCGACGTTAATTGTCGAGCACGACGTTAGTGAGCAACTGACGGTACGAAACACCTTGCGGGGTGGTCGTAGCATGCAGAACTATGTGATGAGCCGTCCGGTTTTTGCCAACGTCGGGCAAGAAGAAAGCGGACTGGTGGGGCGTGGCTTCCGCCCGCGAAACGTGGTCAATACGTCACTGATCAACCAGACGGATCTGTTTGGCACTTTCCAAACGGGCGATATCAAGCACACCTATGCCACGGGCTTGGAACTCAGTCGCGAAACCATCACTGACAAAGACAAACACAAGGGAAATAACGGCATTCCCGCGGATCTGGAAAACCCCAACCCCCATGATGGCGGCTGGACACTGTTGCCAGGCACCGGCGAGGTCACCAGCAAGAACCAGACTGAGGTGAAGTCGCTGTATGTCTTCGACACCTTGGGGCTGCACGAGCAGTGGGACCTGAACCTGGGCCTGCGCTATGACGACTATGAAGTAAAAAATCGGGTTGCTGGTGGTGCCGAGTCGTCCAGTGAGCTTTGGAACTATCAAGTTGGCGTGGTGTTCAAGCCGCTGCCTAACGGCAGCATCTACCTGTCTTACGGCACGTCGTCCAATCCATCGGGTGAAAACACCCAGTCTGGCGGTGCTGATGGCGCGGGTGCCGGTAACCTGAACGGTAACAAGGCCAATCTGGACCCGGAAAAAGCTCGCAGTGTAGAACTGGGTACCAAGTGGGATGTGTTCAACGAACAGCTGTCCTTGACCGCAGCAGTGTTCCGCACCGAAAAAACCAACGCTCGCATCACGGACCCAATCACTGGCTTCGTGACGCTTGATGGCGACCAGAAGGTAACGGGTATCGAGCTTGGTGCAACTGGGCGAATTACCGATGCCTGGGCTGTCTGGGCCGGGTATACCTACCTGGATGCCGAAGTGGTGAAGTCGGGCGGTGACGGTAGCAATGATGGCAACCAGTCCAAGTTCATCGCACCCAACAGCTTTAGCGTGTGGAGCTCCTACGACATCACTGACCGGTGGACCGTCGGGGCCGGAGCCAACTACATGGATGAGCGCTACATGAACGATGCCAACACGGTCACCATCGATGACTACTGGCGCTACGATGCTATGGTTGGCTACAAAGTGAACAAAAACCTCGACCTGCAGCTCAACGTCCTTAACCTGACCGACGAAACCATCTACGACGCGTCCCATGTCGGACTATTTGCCACTGTGGCACCCGGTCGGTCAGCGGAGATGACTGCAAACTTCAAGTTCTAA
- a CDS encoding GNAT family N-acetyltransferase — MTPILELESARLVLRQWQDDDLAEFAAMCADPQVMRYFPAPLTRVESAALIGRIRGHFNEYGFGLWALERKDSGAFIGMTGLLNVSFDAHFTPAVEIGWRLARRHWGLGFASEAAWTSLRCAFAQLDLQQVVSFTTESNLPSQKVMQAIGMQHDIDGHFLHPKLPEFHPLRPHVLYRISRAQWQQTLRG; from the coding sequence ATGACCCCCATTCTCGAACTGGAAAGCGCGCGACTCGTGCTGCGCCAATGGCAGGACGATGACCTCGCCGAGTTCGCCGCCATGTGTGCCGACCCTCAGGTGATGCGCTATTTTCCTGCCCCGCTGACGCGCGTGGAAAGCGCGGCGCTGATTGGGCGTATTCGTGGGCATTTCAATGAGTACGGCTTCGGCTTGTGGGCGTTGGAGCGCAAGGACTCGGGGGCCTTCATCGGCATGACCGGCCTGCTCAATGTCAGTTTCGATGCTCACTTCACCCCAGCGGTGGAAATCGGCTGGCGTCTGGCCCGGCGCCATTGGGGGTTGGGATTTGCCAGTGAGGCAGCCTGGACCAGCTTGCGCTGTGCATTTGCCCAGTTGGATTTGCAGCAAGTGGTGTCGTTCACCACCGAAAGCAATTTGCCGTCACAGAAGGTCATGCAGGCGATCGGCATGCAACACGACATTGATGGCCATTTCCTTCACCCCAAGCTTCCCGAGTTTCATCCACTGCGCCCCCATGTGCTGTACCGCATCAGTCGTGCCCAGTGGCAACAGACCCTGCGCGGCTGA
- the tesB gene encoding acyl-CoA thioesterase II produces the protein MSHVLDDLVDLLSLEAIEENLFRGRSQDLGFRQLYGGQVLGQSLSAASQTVEEARHVHSLHGYFLRPGDAAMPVVYSVDRVRDGGSFSTRRVTAIQKGQPIFTCSASFQYDEEGFEHQTPMPTVVGPENLPSEVELFKRMADRLPESIRDKMLCAKPIEMRPVTEEDPFDPKPGDPVKYIWFRADGTLPDVPALHKYMLAYASDFGLLTTSLLPHGKSVWQKDMQIASLDHSLWFHGNLRADEWLLYAMDSPWAGNARGFSRGSIFNQAGQLVASSCQEGLIRHRKDWA, from the coding sequence ATGAGCCACGTGTTGGACGATCTGGTCGACCTGTTGAGTCTGGAAGCTATCGAGGAAAACCTGTTCCGCGGACGGAGCCAGGACTTGGGCTTTCGTCAGTTGTACGGTGGCCAGGTACTGGGTCAGTCGTTGTCGGCGGCCAGTCAGACGGTCGAAGAAGCACGCCATGTGCACTCGTTGCACGGCTATTTCCTGCGTCCTGGAGATGCGGCGATGCCGGTGGTCTACTCGGTAGATCGCGTGCGTGATGGCGGCAGCTTCAGTACTCGGCGGGTGACGGCTATTCAGAAAGGTCAGCCGATTTTCACCTGCAGCGCTTCCTTCCAGTATGACGAAGAAGGCTTTGAGCATCAGACACCGATGCCGACCGTGGTTGGCCCGGAGAATCTGCCCTCGGAGGTGGAGTTGTTCAAGCGCATGGCCGATCGCCTGCCTGAGTCGATTCGCGACAAGATGCTCTGCGCCAAACCCATCGAGATGCGTCCGGTTACTGAAGAAGATCCGTTCGATCCCAAGCCGGGTGATCCGGTCAAGTACATCTGGTTCCGTGCCGACGGCACCCTGCCGGATGTACCGGCGTTACACAAATACATGCTCGCCTATGCCTCGGACTTCGGTCTGTTGACGACGTCGTTGCTGCCTCATGGCAAATCGGTGTGGCAGAAAGATATGCAGATCGCCAGCCTCGATCATTCGTTGTGGTTTCACGGCAATCTCAGGGCTGACGAGTGGCTGCTGTATGCCATGGACAGTCCCTGGGCGGGCAATGCGCGTGGCTTTTCCCGGGGCAGCATCTTCAATCAGGCTGGGCAATTGGTTGCCTCGTCCTGCCAGGAAGGTTTGATTCGCCATCGCAAGGACTGGGCATGA
- a CDS encoding HAD family hydrolase — translation MSLTAIRHWVFDMDGTLTVAVHDFAAIREALEIPPSDDILTHLAALPAAEAAAKHAWLLEHERDLAIGSQAAVGAVELVRELAGRGFQLGILTRNARELAHVTLQAIGLADCFAEQYVLGRDEAPPKPHPGGLLKLAEAWNVAPSEMVMVGDYRFDLDCGRAAGSRTILVNLPDNPWPELTDWHAADCRALQALLRQG, via the coding sequence ATGAGCCTGACAGCTATCCGCCATTGGGTCTTCGACATGGACGGCACCTTGACCGTTGCCGTGCATGACTTCGCCGCGATTCGCGAAGCCCTGGAGATTCCGCCGAGCGACGACATTCTCACTCACCTGGCGGCGCTGCCTGCCGCCGAGGCCGCAGCCAAACACGCTTGGTTGCTCGAGCACGAGCGTGACCTGGCCATCGGTTCGCAGGCGGCAGTGGGTGCCGTGGAGCTGGTGCGCGAGCTTGCCGGGCGCGGCTTCCAGTTGGGTATCCTTACCCGCAATGCGCGTGAACTGGCCCATGTAACGCTGCAAGCCATTGGCCTGGCTGACTGCTTTGCCGAGCAGTATGTGCTTGGGCGTGACGAGGCGCCGCCCAAGCCACACCCAGGTGGCCTGCTGAAGCTGGCCGAGGCCTGGAATGTGGCGCCAAGCGAGATGGTCATGGTGGGCGACTACCGTTTCGATCTCGATTGCGGTCGGGCTGCGGGTTCGCGAACCATCCTGGTCAACCTGCCGGACAACCCCTGGCCGGAGTTGACCGACTGGCATGCGGCTGACTGCCGGGCGCTGCAGGCGTTGTTGCGTCAGGGCTGA